The Pseudomonas sp. SCB32 DNA window CGTACTCGTCGAGCATGCGCTCGACGCTGAGCATCGATGCCACGCTCTCCCGCGCGCGGGATGCCAGGCGCTGACGCAGCGGCGCATCCTCGCCGAGGCGGCGGATTGCCTCGCCCAGCGAATCGGGGTGCTCCGGCGCGCAGTGCAGGCCGTTGAGCCCGTCCCGGACGATCTCGACGAGACCGCCCCGAGTCGACACGATCACCGGCAGGTGGTGGGCGCAGGCCTCCAGCGCTACCAGGCCGAAGGACTCGGCGCCGATACTGGGCACCACGGCCACGTCGATTTCGGAGAAGAACTCGGAGGAGTTGCGATAGCCGACGAAGTGAACGTGCTGCGGGTCGGCGAGGGATTTCAGTGTGTTCACATAGGCCGCGTCACCGCGCCCGGCGATCAGCAGCGAGGCATCCAGCGACTGCTTCTGGAACTGCTCGATCAGCCACTCCACGCCCTTGTTCGGCGTCAGCGAGCCGATGAAGCCGAAACGCAGCGGACGGCGCTCCGTCACTTGCGCCGGCGCATCCTGCAAGGGCACGAACGGTGAGCTGTTGTAGACGACGTAGCGTTGGCTGTGGGCGAAGTAACCCGCGTCGACCAGGGCGGCAAGCTGGTAGCGGCTGACACCGACCACGGTGTCGACCTGGGCAGATGCCTGGGCATGGGAGTACCGCAGCAAAGCGCAGGAGCCGCATTGCCGCTGGCACTGCTGCCCCTTGTTGAAACGCATCCCGCGCGGGCAGGTGAGGTACTGGTCGTGCAGAACCTGCACGATGGGCAGCCCGGCGTCGTGGATCGCATCCCAGGCGGCGATCGACCAGCCCGCCAGGTTATGGCACACCACCAGGTCAGGCTGACTCTGCGCCAGCACCTGCGCCAGCACATCGCGCATGCCCCGGTTGTAGCGGTCCAGCGCATGCCAGGCGAGCCGCCGCAAGGTGCCGGGACGTTGACCCGCGAACGGCCAGTAGAGGTTGCGCAGACCGGCGCGCAGCACCGGCACGCCATTGTGCGAATCACGGCGCAGGCCGGCGTCGGGCCCCGTGCTCAGGACCTCCACCTCATGGCCGCGCCGCTGCAGGCCCTCGACCATGGACTGCAGCATCACCTCCACGCCACCCACGGTGTGCGGGGCATAGAGGGAATTGACGAAGAGGAGCTTCA harbors:
- a CDS encoding glycosyltransferase family 4 protein; this encodes MKLLFVNSLYAPHTVGGVEVMLQSMVEGLQRRGHEVEVLSTGPDAGLRRDSHNGVPVLRAGLRNLYWPFAGQRPGTLRRLAWHALDRYNRGMRDVLAQVLAQSQPDLVVCHNLAGWSIAAWDAIHDAGLPIVQVLHDQYLTCPRGMRFNKGQQCQRQCGSCALLRYSHAQASAQVDTVVGVSRYQLAALVDAGYFAHSQRYVVYNSSPFVPLQDAPAQVTERRPLRFGFIGSLTPNKGVEWLIEQFQKQSLDASLLIAGRGDAAYVNTLKSLADPQHVHFVGYRNSSEFFSEIDVAVVPSIGAESFGLVALEACAHHLPVIVSTRGGLVEIVRDGLNGLHCAPEHPDSLGEAIRRLGEDAPLRQRLASRARESVASMLSVERMLDEYETVLHHTLFSCGVRHGPANAVSTL